One segment of Ricinus communis isolate WT05 ecotype wild-type chromosome 8, ASM1957865v1, whole genome shotgun sequence DNA contains the following:
- the LOC8281019 gene encoding uncharacterized protein LOC8281019 isoform X1, whose amino-acid sequence MEKGEAEKAKLNQNWSEAVEDLVTAGDTNGAISLLETVVSKLEGISSPSETVDLQLASALDELSKLYSTNHFSLKSDELLSRASLLKHRALHSRPSVNTDGLEKDVKEENVSKSNQLLCCKDPIADGSSMNGHFEESLSPPDDASSCNGPSDDDWEAIADRAPSELLSSPGLPSVSNLSLEDTKVQGPKRRGRGTFSYNQEKLYSDRQSDVSFSGDTEDEDLSKSKEQNMKPIHSKYGTRHVLVLADFPPSTRTIDLEKLFRDFTGRGVVIRWVNDTMALAVFQTPAIALEAQNHVQFPFKVHILDEDDIVLSLIPVKDLEPPRRRPQTSTRTAQRLIAQGMGLKLPSTSFGSRELKNQEEARKIRIVSRQKMIEDAWGDDKI is encoded by the exons ATGGAAAAAGGTGAAGCCGAAAAAGCAAAACTAAACCAAAACTGGAGCGAGGCTGTGGAAGATCTAGTGACGGCTGGTGATACAAACGGTGCAATCTCTCTTCTCGAAACTGTGGTCTCGAAGCTTGAAGGCATAAGCAGCCCATCTGAAACTGTTGATCTCCAATTAGCTTCTGCCCTCGATGAATTGTCTAAGCTCTATTCCACCAATCACTTCTCTCTCAAATCCGATGAGCTTCTTTCTCGTGCTTCCCTCCTCAAACACCGAGCCCTTCACTCTCGCCCTTCCGT CAACACAGATGGTTTGGAGAAAGACGTGAAGGAAGAAAATGTTTCAAAGTCCAATCAGTTGTTGTGTTGCAAAGATCCAATTGCTGATGGGTCTTCTATGAATG GGCACTTTGAGGAATCATTGAGTCCGCCTGATGATGCTTCTTCTTGCAATGGGCCTTCAGATGATG ATTGGGAAGCTATTGCAGATCGTGCACCTAGTGAATTACTCTCCTCCCCGGGCTTACCTAGTGTGTCAAATCTTTCATTGGAGGATACTAAAGTTCAAGGCCCTAAGCGTCGTGGAAGGGGAACTTTCTCATAtaatcaagaaaaattatatagtgATCGGCAATCTGATGTGTCTTTTTCTGGTGACACAGAGGATGAAGACTTGAGCAAAAGTAAAGAACAGAACATGAAACCAATACATT CTAAATATGGCACACGCCATGTTCTTGTTCTGGCTGACTTTCCACCAAGTACAAGGACAATAGACCTTGAGAAACTTTTTCGAGACTTCACAGGTCGTGGAGTTGTTATTCGCTGGGTTAATGATACGATGGCCCTTGCAGTATTCCAAACACCAGCCATAG CGCTTGAGGCCCAAAACCATGTTCAATTTCCATTTAAAGTGCATATTCTTGATGAGGATGATATTGTTTTGAGTTTAATTCCTGTGAAAG atcTGGAACCTCCTCGTCGAAGGCCGCAAACATCAACAAGAACTGCCCAGAGGCTGATTGCACAAGGAATGGGATTGAAGTTGCCTTCTACAAGCTTTGGTTCTAGAGAGCTGAAGAATCAGGAAGAAGCAAGAAAGATTCGGATAGTTAGCAGGCAAAAAATGATAGAGGATGCTTGGGGTGATGATAAGATTTAA
- the LOC8281019 gene encoding uncharacterized protein LOC8281019 isoform X2, whose protein sequence is MEKGEAEKAKLNQNWSEAVEDLVTAGDTNGAISLLETVVSKLEGISSPSETVDLQLASALDELSKLYSTNHFSLKSDELLSRASLLKHRALHSRPSVNTDGLEKDVKEENVSKSNQLLCCKDPIADGSSMNGHFEESLSPPDDASSCNGPSDDDWEAIADRAPSELLSSPGLPSVSNLSLEDTKVQGPKRRGRGTFSYNQEKLYSDRQSDVSFSGDTEDEDLSKSKEQNMKPIHSKYGTRHVLVLADFPPSTRTIDLEKLFRDFTGRGVVIRWVNDTMALAVFQTPAIDLEPPRRRPQTSTRTAQRLIAQGMGLKLPSTSFGSRELKNQEEARKIRIVSRQKMIEDAWGDDKI, encoded by the exons ATGGAAAAAGGTGAAGCCGAAAAAGCAAAACTAAACCAAAACTGGAGCGAGGCTGTGGAAGATCTAGTGACGGCTGGTGATACAAACGGTGCAATCTCTCTTCTCGAAACTGTGGTCTCGAAGCTTGAAGGCATAAGCAGCCCATCTGAAACTGTTGATCTCCAATTAGCTTCTGCCCTCGATGAATTGTCTAAGCTCTATTCCACCAATCACTTCTCTCTCAAATCCGATGAGCTTCTTTCTCGTGCTTCCCTCCTCAAACACCGAGCCCTTCACTCTCGCCCTTCCGT CAACACAGATGGTTTGGAGAAAGACGTGAAGGAAGAAAATGTTTCAAAGTCCAATCAGTTGTTGTGTTGCAAAGATCCAATTGCTGATGGGTCTTCTATGAATG GGCACTTTGAGGAATCATTGAGTCCGCCTGATGATGCTTCTTCTTGCAATGGGCCTTCAGATGATG ATTGGGAAGCTATTGCAGATCGTGCACCTAGTGAATTACTCTCCTCCCCGGGCTTACCTAGTGTGTCAAATCTTTCATTGGAGGATACTAAAGTTCAAGGCCCTAAGCGTCGTGGAAGGGGAACTTTCTCATAtaatcaagaaaaattatatagtgATCGGCAATCTGATGTGTCTTTTTCTGGTGACACAGAGGATGAAGACTTGAGCAAAAGTAAAGAACAGAACATGAAACCAATACATT CTAAATATGGCACACGCCATGTTCTTGTTCTGGCTGACTTTCCACCAAGTACAAGGACAATAGACCTTGAGAAACTTTTTCGAGACTTCACAGGTCGTGGAGTTGTTATTCGCTGGGTTAATGATACGATGGCCCTTGCAGTATTCCAAACACCAGCCATAG atcTGGAACCTCCTCGTCGAAGGCCGCAAACATCAACAAGAACTGCCCAGAGGCTGATTGCACAAGGAATGGGATTGAAGTTGCCTTCTACAAGCTTTGGTTCTAGAGAGCTGAAGAATCAGGAAGAAGCAAGAAAGATTCGGATAGTTAGCAGGCAAAAAATGATAGAGGATGCTTGGGGTGATGATAAGATTTAA